In a genomic window of Periophthalmus magnuspinnatus isolate fPerMag1 chromosome 3, fPerMag1.2.pri, whole genome shotgun sequence:
- the LOC117390463 gene encoding ras association domain-containing protein 7-like, translating to MELQVCVEGSLRVVCGGSLSTTCQEVVIALAQDLGQTGRYVLTLNLHGSERQLLKDECPLQELSNLGRESADALLILRRTGPSTSSLPTQKTKHRPRTRTPDPFPSNLSKDMEPSSLYGTYPRKGKTKKSKPPASSPQKDVVYLQLQQQSRTLQELEESLEKHERQIQSSELNQDFGPGLDRDLKKQLDALEERQRQNEEELGQEQYWRGQFEEENRKAKDLSFRLEQLQWSVHQQNQRLSSLLSRSHGLESDTQRHTEQALLPLEDELQQRRQQGEKITAALEETEREMHNVNRRIRKQRQMMEELNKELRQCNLQQFILQASGSTPSDIIVQSGTGPVSSDLFVQSGPGSGPYDITNLRPGSEIYLSNAGILD from the exons ATGGAGCTGCAGGTGTGCGTGGAGGGCTCTCTCAGGGTGGTGTGTGGTGGTTCCCTGAGCACCACCTGTCAGGAGGTGGTCATTGCTCTGGCTCAGGACCTTG GTCAGACTGGTCGTTACGTCTTAACCCTGAACCTCCATGGCTCCGAGAGGCAGCTGCTCAAAGACGAGTGCCCGCTTCAGGAGCTCTCAAACCTGGGTAGAGAATCTGCAGACGCCCTCCTCATCCTCCGCAGAACCGGACCCTCCACAAGCTCCCTGCCCACCCAAAAAACCAAGCACCGACCTCGGACACGCACGCCCGACCCGTTCCCCTCCAACCTCTCGAAGGACATGGAACCAAGCTCTTTGTATGGGACCTATCCAAGAAAAGGCAAAACCAAGAAGTCCAAGCCTCCTGCATCATCTCCGCAGAAAGATGTGGTTTATTTACAACTTCAGCAACAATCCAGAACTTTACAAGAGCTAGAGGAGAGCTTAGAAAAACATGAGAGACAGATCCAAAGctcagaactcaaccaggactttGGACCGGGTCTGGACCGAGACCTAAAGAAGCAGCTGGATGCTctggaggagaggcagaggcagaATGAAGAGGAGCTGGGGCAGGAGCAGTACTGGAGGGGGCAGTTTGAGGAGGAGAACCGCAAAGCGAAAG ATCTGAGCTTTCGTCTGGAGCAGTTGCAGTGGTCTGTGCACCAGCAGAACCAGAGGTTATCCTCCCTCCTGTCCCGCTCCCACGGCCTGGAGTCAGACACTCAGAGACACACTGAACAGGCTCTACTTCCCCTGGAGGATGAACTGCAACAGCGCCGTCAGCAGGGAGAGAAGATCACTGCAGCGCTGGAGGAGACCGAGAGGGAGATGCACAACGTGAACAGAAGGATCAGG AAGCAGAGGCAGATGATGGAGGAGCTGAATAAAGAGCTCAGACAGTGTAACCTGCAGCAGTTCATCCTCCAGGCCTCAGGCTCCACCCCCTCTGACATCATCGTCCAATCAGGAACGGGTCCCGTCTCCTCTGACCTGTTCGTCCAATCGGGACCAGGCTCGGGACCCTATGACATAACCAACCTCCGGCCAGGTTCAGAGATTTACCTCAGCAATGCAGGAATCCTTGACTAG